The genomic stretch CCTGCCATGAACAATCCGCCGATCGACAGATTGGCGACAAAGCCGAGGATGATCAGGTTGATGCAGGGCGGAATGGTTTCCGCCATCACGGCAGAGGCCGCCAAAAGCGCCACCGCGCCGCCGGGATTCTGCCGGGAGCGGCGCGCCGCCGGGATCAGCACCGAGCCGACGGCGGCGACATCGGCCATCTTCGATCCGGAGATGCCGGAGAACAGCACCATCGACGTCACCATGACGACGTTCAGGCCGCCGCGCATGCGGCCTACCGCACGCTGCAGCAGTTCGATCAGGCGAACCGACATCCCGTTGGCTTCCATGAGATAGCCGACGAGGATGAAGAAGGGGATCGCGAGCAGCACGAAGTTGTCGATGCCGCGCGCCATCTGCTGCGCGAAGATGACGCCGGGCAGCGTGCCCTCGACCCAGATGAAGATCAGCGCCGCCAGCGCCAGTGCAAATCCGATCGGCAACCCGCCGAACAGCGTGATGAAGAAGCCGACCAGCATCAGCGTCCCTGATGACGGCACTGAATCCGGCGACAGGAAATCCCAGGCGACATAAAGTCCGGCGATCAGCGCGGTCGCCAGCGCTCCCGCGACCATGTCGCGCAGGTGACGCGCGCAAAAAGCCTCGGCGGCGAACACCGTCATGAACAGCGCGCCGACACCCATTGGATAGAACGTCAGTTCCAGCGGCAGGCCGGAGCCGGAGGTTTGTCCGGTGGTCAGCCAGCCCATCTTGATGGCGTTGAACGCGACATAGAAGGCGATGACCGTGACCAGCAGCGCGCCGATGGCATCGACCAGGCGCCGGATGCCGGCCGGCAGCCTGTCGATGAAAAACGCCACGCCGAGATTTTCGCTGCGCGCCAGCGCGCTGGCGGCGCCGAAGAAGCTCGATCCGACCATAAGCCCGCGGGCGACGTCGTCGGCCCACTCGACCGGCGCATTGAACAGGAAGCGCAGCAGCACCGACACGCAGACGATCAGGAGATCGGCCGCGAGCAAAATCGCGGCGACCGCGTCGCTCACCGAGAGCAGCGTAGCCGAGATCCGGTGGCCGCCGCTTGGCGACGCCGCGGCGATTGACATGGCCACCTGCCTCACGCCTGCGTCGCGCGGATCATGTCGACGACGGGTTTCGCTTCGGGGCGGGCCTTGATGAAATTGTCGGTTTGCGGCAGCACGCGCTTGCGGAAGGCTTCCTTGTCGCATTCGACGATGGTGACGCCCTTCTCGGTAAGCGCGGCCAGCGCCTCCTTCTCGACCGCAAGACCGTGGGTGCGGCTGTCGGCGGCGGCCTTTTTCGCGGCGTCGAGGAATCCCTCGCGCAGCTTCGGGTCCATGCGGTTGAAGGTGGCGTCGCTGAAATAGATCGCCAGCGGCGAAAAGATATGCTGCGTCAGCGCATAATGTTTCGAGGTTTCGTAGAACTTGCTGGCGAGGATCGTCGGCGGATCATGTTCCAGCCCGTCGAGCACGCCGGCCTGCAGCGCCGTGTAGATTTCGCCGAACGCCAGCGGCGTGGCGGCGGCGCCCATCAGCCGGAGACACTCGGTGATGATCGGATTGGGCAGCGTCCTGATCTTGAGGCCGGCGAGATCTTCCGGCGTCTTCACCGGTTTCTTGGCCAGCACGCTGCGCGCGCCGAAATTATAGGCCCAGGCGATGATCCGGATGTTGGCGCCCTTCAGGAGCGCGTCCTCGATCGGCTTGGCGGCGCC from Bradyrhizobium sp. Ash2021 encodes the following:
- a CDS encoding TRAP transporter large permease subunit; the encoded protein is MSIAAASPSGGHRISATLLSVSDAVAAILLAADLLIVCVSVLLRFLFNAPVEWADDVARGLMVGSSFFGAASALARSENLGVAFFIDRLPAGIRRLVDAIGALLVTVIAFYVAFNAIKMGWLTTGQTSGSGLPLELTFYPMGVGALFMTVFAAEAFCARHLRDMVAGALATALIAGLYVAWDFLSPDSVPSSGTLMLVGFFITLFGGLPIGFALALAALIFIWVEGTLPGVIFAQQMARGIDNFVLLAIPFFILVGYLMEANGMSVRLIELLQRAVGRMRGGLNVVMVTSMVLFSGISGSKMADVAAVGSVLIPAARRSRQNPGGAVALLAASAVMAETIPPCINLIILGFVANLSIGGLFMAGLLPAGLMALALIAVSIIFGKRAPPAEDDKPQIPMSGLWTGAIASFGLIFMIFAGFKSGFATATEISAFAAVYAIVIGSIVFRELSFKTAAHSFVQSATRSGLVLFIVAAAQSLAFILTLQQVPHAVGELMLSISGTHGVWLFTLLSIAVLIVMGSVLEGAAALIIFGPLLLPVAVKLGIDPLHFGVVLVIAMGLGLFAPPLGLGLYGACLIGNVPIEQTIKPIMGYLGLLLLCLLVIAFVPALSTALPRALGY
- a CDS encoding TRAP transporter substrate-binding protein, which codes for MRSKPVSRRVVLQSSIAATAWIAAAPAVIGQAQAATLKLKCSSSLPNDPKYANGRVYYDNLVKNLKANGLSEQVDVTFFPDNQLGQEIDVINSVKLGVIDLMVSGSSISANLVPLVGTFDLGYLFTSFPQQTKAFDSGAAKPIEDALLKGANIRIIAWAYNFGARSVLAKKPVKTPEDLAGLKIRTLPNPIITECLRLMGAAATPLAFGEIYTALQAGVLDGLEHDPPTILASKFYETSKHYALTQHIFSPLAIYFSDATFNRMDPKLREGFLDAAKKAAADSRTHGLAVEKEALAALTEKGVTIVECDKEAFRKRVLPQTDNFIKARPEAKPVVDMIRATQA